The Marinobacter halotolerans genome includes a window with the following:
- a CDS encoding CBS domain-containing protein, which produces MQSLKASDVMSNHIEPVRCGTPLTKVVKTLLHNHISGLPVVDDHRRVIGFISEQDCIHALLVSNYHREGDPVVDDVMFRNPLTISPEMSVVDLAQNLGAGKPKVYPVIDHGKLIGIVTRTSILAELAKVGCGIEVPKTA; this is translated from the coding sequence ATGCAATCGCTGAAAGCCTCTGATGTCATGTCAAACCACATCGAACCTGTTCGTTGTGGGACGCCGTTGACCAAAGTGGTCAAAACCCTGCTGCACAACCATATTTCCGGCTTGCCGGTGGTTGACGATCACCGACGGGTCATCGGCTTCATTTCCGAGCAGGATTGCATTCACGCCCTGCTGGTCAGTAATTACCATCGCGAGGGTGATCCGGTGGTGGACGATGTGATGTTTCGCAACCCGCTGACCATTTCCCCCGAGATGTCGGTGGTGGATCTGGCCCAGAATCTGGGGGCGGGCAAGCCCAAGGTGTATCCGGTGATTGATCACGGCAAGTTGATTGGCATCGTTACCCGCACCTCGATTCTGGCGGAGCTGGCAAAAGTCGGCTGTGGTATCGAAGTGCCAAAAACCGCTTAG
- a CDS encoding MATE family efflux transporter produces MDEAHQPLPEVRQPLIQRTLTEWRTLAILGGPILIAQVAQMANGVIDTVMAGHASAEDLAAVGIGSSLWMPVFLFFMGLLGALQPIISGFNGARSFEKVMPATWQGLYIAAGGSVIMIALLTNVYPVLNLLRLEADTARIAQGYLDAFAWGIPFMLVMMSLRGLTDGLGHTRVIMAFSVLGTLINLPLNYIFIYGKFGLPAMGGVGCGWATSISNAVAVTALVIYLNRSSVYRRFHLWADWAKPDWPGILEILRLGVPIGFTIFVEASLFSVIALFLAPLGPVVVAGHQIALNVVSLLFMLPLSIGMALTLRVSFLLGARSPDTARLIALSSLILAVAVALFFAVALFVFSGEIAALYTNAPDVQAVAVQLLVFAAIFQIADVIQVTCISALRGYRDTRIPMFIMLFSFWGVGLTLGWVLTFRDWLVPAMGAPGFWVGLTCGLATASVLLGTRLFLFRPAGQAQPA; encoded by the coding sequence ATGGATGAAGCTCACCAGCCGTTACCCGAAGTCCGCCAGCCGCTGATCCAGCGCACGCTGACCGAGTGGCGAACGCTGGCCATTCTGGGCGGCCCGATTTTGATTGCCCAGGTAGCCCAGATGGCCAATGGCGTGATCGATACCGTTATGGCAGGCCACGCCAGCGCCGAGGACCTGGCTGCGGTGGGCATCGGTAGCAGCCTGTGGATGCCCGTTTTCCTGTTTTTCATGGGCCTGCTGGGTGCGCTGCAGCCGATCATTTCCGGTTTCAACGGCGCCCGATCTTTTGAAAAGGTCATGCCAGCAACCTGGCAGGGCCTTTACATTGCGGCCGGCGGCTCGGTGATCATGATCGCCCTGCTGACCAACGTTTACCCGGTACTCAATCTGCTCCGGCTGGAAGCCGACACCGCCCGCATTGCCCAGGGCTATCTGGATGCATTCGCCTGGGGCATTCCCTTCATGCTGGTGATGATGTCACTGCGGGGGCTGACAGACGGGCTCGGCCACACCCGGGTCATCATGGCGTTTTCGGTGTTGGGTACGCTGATCAATCTGCCACTGAACTACATCTTCATCTACGGCAAGTTCGGCCTGCCAGCCATGGGCGGCGTGGGCTGTGGCTGGGCCACCTCGATCTCCAACGCGGTGGCGGTCACCGCCCTGGTCATCTATCTCAATCGCAGCTCGGTGTACCGCCGTTTCCATCTTTGGGCGGACTGGGCAAAGCCGGACTGGCCGGGCATTCTGGAAATCCTGCGGCTGGGCGTGCCCATCGGTTTCACCATCTTTGTGGAAGCCAGCCTGTTTTCGGTGATTGCCCTGTTTCTGGCACCGCTGGGGCCGGTCGTCGTCGCGGGCCACCAGATTGCGCTGAACGTGGTCTCACTGCTGTTCATGCTGCCGCTAAGCATCGGTATGGCACTAACGCTAAGGGTCAGCTTCCTGCTGGGCGCGCGAAGCCCCGATACGGCAAGGCTGATCGCCCTCAGTTCTCTCATTCTGGCCGTGGCTGTGGCGCTGTTCTTTGCAGTTGCGCTGTTCGTATTTTCTGGGGAAATTGCCGCGCTCTACACCAATGCCCCGGATGTTCAGGCGGTGGCGGTTCAGTTGCTGGTGTTTGCGGCCATTTTCCAGATTGCCGACGTGATACAGGTTACCTGCATCAGCGCCCTGCGAGGCTACCGGGACACACGCATTCCCATGTTCATCATGCTTTTTTCGTTCTGGGGCGTGGGGCTGACGCTGGGCTGGGTTCTGACTTTCAGGGATTGGCTGGTACCGGCCATGGGCGCGCCAGGCTTCTGGGTAGGGCTGACCTGCGGACTGGCCACGGCCAGTGTGCTACTGGGTACGCGCCTGTTCCTGTTCAGGCCGGCAGGACAGGCGCAGCCGGCGTAG
- a CDS encoding DMT family transporter yields the protein MGLLVFVTVLWAFSFSLIGEFLAGQVDSDFAVLTRVVLAALVFLPLTRWRGVPGGLKLGVLVTGMLQFGITYLCLYRSFAYLSVPEVLLFTIFTPLYVTLIDDAFYRRFSPVALMAAAVATLGAGIIRYDGLSGDFITGFLLLQVANFTFAAGQVGYKHTMQHFPLDLPAYRTFGYFFFGALIIALPSFLIFGDAERLPSTALQWGVLFWLGLAASGVGLFLWNRGACHVDAGTLAIMNNALVPAGLLVNLLIWNRDADLLRLALGGAVIGFSLWLNARFHPRARIAA from the coding sequence GTGGGTCTTCTGGTCTTTGTAACGGTACTCTGGGCGTTTTCATTCAGCCTGATCGGCGAGTTTCTGGCCGGCCAGGTGGACAGTGATTTTGCCGTCCTGACACGGGTCGTGCTGGCCGCCCTGGTGTTCCTGCCACTTACACGCTGGCGGGGGGTTCCGGGTGGGCTGAAACTGGGGGTGCTGGTCACGGGCATGCTCCAGTTCGGTATCACCTATTTATGCCTTTACCGCTCGTTTGCCTACCTTAGCGTTCCCGAAGTGCTGCTGTTCACGATCTTTACGCCCCTGTATGTCACGCTGATTGACGATGCCTTTTACCGCCGGTTTTCCCCGGTGGCACTGATGGCCGCCGCGGTGGCAACTCTGGGGGCGGGTATCATCCGTTACGATGGCCTCAGTGGGGACTTCATTACCGGGTTTCTGCTGCTGCAGGTGGCCAATTTCACCTTTGCCGCAGGACAGGTGGGCTATAAACACACCATGCAGCACTTTCCGCTGGATCTGCCGGCCTATCGAACGTTCGGCTATTTCTTTTTCGGCGCGCTGATCATTGCCCTGCCTTCCTTCCTGATTTTCGGTGACGCTGAACGGCTGCCTTCGACCGCCCTGCAGTGGGGCGTTCTGTTCTGGCTGGGCCTGGCGGCTTCCGGTGTGGGGCTGTTCCTGTGGAACCGCGGTGCCTGCCATGTGGATGCGGGCACCCTGGCGATCATGAACAACGCCCTGGTGCCTGCCGGACTATTGGTCAATCTGTTAATCTGGAACCGCGATGCCGATCTGCTCCGTCTGGCTCTCGGCGGTGCAGTGATCGGTTTCTCGTTGTGGCTGAATGCCCGGTTTCACCCGAGGGCGCGCATCGCTGCCTAG
- a CDS encoding GGDEF domain-containing protein produces the protein MLYRLKTDLRLSIITLLGVSGLIGITPFAVMRFLQGNVLAGAVDLAILLSIFGGMVYAWVTGDTGRSGLFMAVICAGGAVAVGAIVGEPGLFWIYPVLVTSFFLTESRYAIAINIAGVMGLMVHGVAFSSSVQMWTFATTAVVVSCCAYAFAHRNENQRERLEHLATVDPLTGVKNRRSMDQELAVAVSVYARNGISQGLVLLDIDHFKKVNDVYGHSVGDEVLKELVSLVQQNIRRSDQVFRFGGEEFVLLMPGVDEVGLRAVMHNLQEIIRRFLKHPGGSVTASFGVAVLRADESPEDWFSRADAALYTAKESGRDQVVYADELATPAAPVLPA, from the coding sequence ATGCTTTATCGATTAAAAACCGACCTACGGTTATCGATCATCACCCTGCTTGGCGTCAGCGGCCTGATTGGCATCACTCCGTTTGCGGTCATGCGCTTCCTGCAGGGCAATGTGCTTGCGGGCGCAGTAGACCTGGCGATCCTGTTGTCCATCTTTGGAGGCATGGTTTACGCCTGGGTGACCGGCGACACGGGCCGCAGCGGCTTATTCATGGCGGTCATATGTGCAGGTGGTGCTGTTGCCGTGGGTGCGATCGTGGGCGAGCCCGGGCTTTTCTGGATCTATCCGGTGCTGGTGACCAGCTTCTTTCTGACCGAGTCCCGTTACGCCATCGCCATCAACATTGCCGGGGTGATGGGGCTGATGGTCCACGGTGTGGCGTTCAGCTCGTCGGTGCAGATGTGGACCTTTGCCACCACCGCGGTTGTGGTCAGTTGCTGCGCCTATGCCTTTGCCCATCGCAACGAAAACCAGCGTGAGCGGCTGGAGCACCTGGCAACCGTAGACCCGCTGACGGGGGTTAAGAACCGCCGCTCAATGGATCAAGAACTGGCCGTTGCCGTGTCGGTATATGCCCGCAACGGCATTTCCCAGGGGCTGGTATTACTGGATATCGACCATTTCAAGAAAGTGAACGATGTGTACGGTCATAGTGTGGGCGACGAAGTGCTGAAAGAGCTCGTGTCGCTGGTACAGCAGAATATCCGGCGCTCTGACCAGGTATTCCGTTTCGGCGGAGAGGAATTCGTGCTGTTGATGCCTGGCGTTGATGAAGTGGGTCTGCGGGCGGTAATGCACAATCTTCAGGAAATTATACGCCGGTTCCTGAAACACCCCGGGGGATCGGTCACCGCCTCCTTCGGCGTTGCCGTGCTTCGGGCCGACGAAAGTCCCGAGGACTGGTTCTCCCGTGCAGACGCCGCCCTTTATACCGCCAAAGAGTCCGGACGCGACCAGGTGGTTTACGCGGACGAACTCGCTACGCCGGCTGCGCCTGTCCTGCCGGCCTGA
- a CDS encoding HD-GYP domain-containing protein, which produces MENLVRIAPGALTIGKPLPWTVYDVDGNVLLRQGYVIHNDAQLEQLFERGRFLPRKIERPPEEAPEDVRELNPFAEYPVLLHTLESALKAVTDQDPSAQKRLLGLGRIIDQMCDASPEASLALVHLYSIEPTIHEQILFYAILCRFTARQFGLDEKRTAVLIGAALTANLALVPIADKLNASNKVLTEDQRAVIRKHPVRSIQALKDAGITNSLLMKIIEQHHEQANGNGYPFGLSGTEIRGEAEILALAERYVASITRRAYRRRMKVTEARKLITNLAGSGVFRPAIPKALLKVLTDYPPGTLVKLQNEEIAVIVARPRSTRGPFARAIIGPRGNRYNGTFERDCSRLEYGIVDVEMPEVMPSMDFGQIWGFH; this is translated from the coding sequence GTGGAGAACCTTGTCCGCATCGCGCCTGGCGCACTCACCATTGGAAAGCCCCTGCCCTGGACAGTCTACGACGTCGACGGCAACGTGCTTTTACGCCAGGGCTATGTGATTCATAACGATGCCCAGCTTGAGCAACTGTTCGAGCGTGGACGGTTTCTGCCCCGCAAGATCGAGCGCCCGCCCGAAGAAGCACCCGAGGATGTTCGTGAACTCAATCCGTTTGCCGAATACCCGGTGCTTTTGCACACCCTGGAATCCGCCCTGAAAGCCGTCACTGATCAGGATCCGAGTGCCCAGAAAAGACTGCTGGGGCTGGGTCGCATCATTGATCAGATGTGCGACGCTTCCCCGGAGGCCAGCCTGGCGTTGGTTCATCTCTATTCCATCGAGCCGACGATCCATGAGCAGATCCTGTTCTATGCCATTCTCTGTCGGTTTACCGCGCGGCAGTTCGGGTTGGATGAAAAGCGCACCGCGGTTCTGATTGGCGCCGCGCTGACTGCGAACCTGGCCCTGGTGCCGATCGCCGACAAGCTGAACGCCTCCAACAAGGTTCTGACGGAAGACCAGCGTGCAGTGATTCGCAAGCATCCGGTGCGCAGCATCCAGGCACTGAAGGACGCAGGCATCACCAATTCCCTGTTGATGAAGATCATCGAACAGCACCATGAACAAGCCAATGGCAACGGTTATCCCTTCGGCCTGAGTGGCACGGAAATCCGGGGTGAAGCAGAAATCCTGGCGTTGGCCGAACGCTATGTCGCAAGCATTACGCGACGGGCCTATCGGCGGCGTATGAAGGTGACGGAAGCCCGCAAGCTGATCACCAACCTGGCAGGCAGCGGCGTGTTCCGGCCCGCCATCCCGAAAGCCCTGCTGAAGGTGCTGACCGACTACCCGCCGGGCACCCTGGTGAAATTACAGAATGAGGAAATCGCGGTAATTGTTGCACGGCCCAGAAGCACCCGCGGCCCGTTTGCCAGAGCAATCATTGGTCCCAGGGGCAACCGTTACAACGGCACCTTCGAGCGGGATTGCAGCAGGCTGGAATACGGTATTGTTGACGTGGAAATGCCCGAAGTGATGCCCTCCATGGACTTCGGGCAGATCTGGGGCTTCCACTAG
- the fghA gene encoding S-formylglutathione hydrolase, whose translation MELISTNVCFNGEHRRYRHRSAALDCEMEFAVFLPPAAIGSESRKVPVLYWLSGLTCTDQNFMQKAGALKRAAELGMAIVCPDTSPRGVNLPGEDESYDFGSGAGFYVNATQQPWATHYRMYDYVVKEIPQVIESNLPVMETRSISGHSMGGHGALIAALKNPGHYQSVSAFAPISHPSVCPWGQKAFEGYLGSDTATWAEWDATLLIPTAKERLPLLIDQGTADNFLEEQLYPEALADACEKVHHPIHLHMRRGYDHSYFFIASFIDEHLDHHARALGLLPG comes from the coding sequence ATGGAACTGATTTCGACAAATGTCTGTTTCAACGGCGAACATCGGCGGTACCGGCACCGCTCGGCGGCGCTGGACTGTGAAATGGAGTTTGCCGTGTTTCTGCCGCCCGCTGCCATCGGCAGCGAATCACGCAAGGTTCCCGTGCTTTACTGGCTGTCTGGCCTGACCTGTACCGATCAGAATTTCATGCAGAAGGCAGGGGCCCTGAAGCGCGCCGCAGAGCTGGGAATGGCCATTGTGTGCCCTGATACCAGTCCGCGGGGCGTGAACCTGCCCGGCGAAGACGAAAGCTATGATTTTGGCAGTGGGGCGGGTTTCTACGTCAATGCCACCCAGCAACCCTGGGCCACTCACTACCGCATGTACGACTATGTGGTAAAGGAAATCCCGCAGGTGATTGAATCCAACCTGCCGGTCATGGAAACCCGTTCAATCAGCGGTCATTCCATGGGCGGACACGGTGCCTTGATCGCTGCGCTGAAGAATCCTGGCCACTATCAGTCGGTGTCAGCGTTTGCGCCGATATCCCATCCGTCAGTCTGCCCCTGGGGTCAGAAGGCCTTTGAAGGGTACCTGGGCAGTGATACCGCCACCTGGGCAGAATGGGATGCGACACTGCTGATTCCGACCGCAAAGGAGCGCCTTCCGCTGCTGATTGATCAGGGCACGGCCGACAATTTCCTGGAAGAACAGCTGTATCCGGAAGCGCTGGCAGACGCCTGTGAGAAGGTGCATCACCCGATCCACTTGCACATGCGCCGGGGCTACGATCACAGCTATTTCTTTATTGCTTCGTTTATCGACGAGCATCTGGACCACCACGCCCGGGCCCTTGGCCTGCTGCCCGGCTAG
- a CDS encoding peroxiredoxin, translated as MTLRLGDTAPDFEQESSEGTIRFHDWLGDGWGILFSHPADFTPVCTTELGLTAKLKDEFAKRNVKAIALSVDAVPSHKQWIEDINETQGCTVNFPIIADEDRKVSQLYDMIHPNADSSLTVRSLFVIDPNKKVRLMITYPASTGRNFNEVLRVVDSLQMTDNHKVATPGNWEKGEDVVIVPSLQDEEEINKRFPKGYKAVRPYLRMTPDPSVNWSGE; from the coding sequence ATGACCTTACGATTGGGCGATACAGCACCGGATTTCGAGCAGGAATCCAGCGAAGGCACGATACGTTTTCACGATTGGCTTGGCGACGGCTGGGGCATTCTTTTCTCTCATCCGGCCGACTTCACGCCGGTATGCACCACCGAACTGGGTCTGACGGCCAAACTGAAAGACGAATTTGCCAAACGGAATGTGAAGGCGATTGCTTTGAGCGTTGATGCCGTTCCTTCCCACAAACAGTGGATAGAAGACATCAACGAAACCCAGGGTTGCACCGTCAACTTCCCGATCATTGCCGATGAGGACCGGAAGGTCTCTCAGCTTTATGACATGATCCACCCTAATGCGGATAGCAGCCTGACGGTTCGCTCGCTGTTCGTGATCGACCCGAACAAGAAAGTTCGCTTGATGATTACCTATCCGGCCAGTACCGGACGGAACTTCAACGAAGTGCTGAGGGTGGTTGATTCACTGCAGATGACCGACAACCACAAGGTGGCCACCCCGGGTAACTGGGAGAAAGGCGAAGACGTGGTGATCGTGCCGTCCCTGCAGGACGAGGAAGAGATCAACAAGCGCTTCCCGAAAGGCTACAAAGCGGTAAGGCCTTACCTGCGGATGACACCCGATCCCTCCGTTAACTGGAGCGGCGAATAA
- a CDS encoding alpha/beta fold hydrolase, whose amino-acid sequence MSHAQRETVTGTLERQAGTAEPEAFFVDVGELEFCVETRGDPGGEPVIFVMGLGAQMTLWPEALLEHYVREGYRVIRFDNRDIGLSSHLRNRLKGNPMAVMAKARMGLNISAPYTLHEMAADVCGVMDALGLASAHLVGVSMGGMISQLVAATWPERVRSATLIMTSTNSPRLPMPKPSLIVRLAGVGKKGSDEETVVERSMDFWKLIQSPGFPARDEDLRERITYNFRRSYNPAGILRQTRAILATGSLSSATRRIRQPVAVIHGLADPLVRPAAAKQLGYLIPHARLELIHGMGHDLPEPLLGRFAEISFETMDRAS is encoded by the coding sequence ATGAGCCATGCGCAGAGAGAAACCGTAACCGGCACACTTGAACGGCAAGCCGGCACGGCAGAGCCGGAAGCCTTTTTTGTAGACGTCGGCGAGCTGGAATTCTGTGTGGAAACGCGCGGTGACCCCGGGGGTGAACCGGTCATATTCGTTATGGGGCTCGGCGCCCAGATGACGCTCTGGCCCGAGGCGCTGCTTGAGCACTACGTGCGGGAAGGTTACCGGGTTATCCGTTTCGACAACCGGGACATTGGCTTGTCGTCCCACCTGCGGAACCGCCTGAAAGGCAACCCTATGGCGGTCATGGCCAAGGCCCGCATGGGGCTTAATATCTCGGCGCCCTACACACTGCATGAGATGGCCGCGGACGTTTGTGGCGTGATGGATGCACTGGGGCTGGCCAGCGCACACCTGGTGGGTGTGTCCATGGGCGGCATGATTTCCCAACTGGTGGCTGCAACCTGGCCGGAACGGGTGCGTTCGGCAACCCTGATCATGACTTCCACCAACAGCCCCCGGCTGCCGATGCCCAAGCCCTCGCTGATTGTCCGGCTGGCAGGCGTTGGCAAGAAGGGTAGCGATGAGGAAACCGTCGTTGAGCGATCCATGGACTTCTGGAAGCTGATCCAGAGCCCCGGCTTTCCGGCCCGGGACGAGGATTTGCGAGAACGTATCACCTATAACTTCCGGCGCAGCTACAACCCGGCTGGTATTCTACGCCAGACCCGTGCGATTCTGGCCACCGGCAGCCTGTCTTCGGCCACGCGCCGTATCCGGCAGCCGGTGGCAGTGATCCATGGCCTGGCCGATCCGCTGGTGCGCCCGGCGGCGGCGAAACAGCTGGGCTATCTGATCCCCCATGCCCGCCTGGAACTGATTCACGGCATGGGTCACGATCTGCCAGAGCCCCTTTTGGGGCGTTTCGCTGAAATCAGTTTCGAAACCATGGACCGCGCAAGCTGA
- a CDS encoding methyl-accepting chemotaxis protein: MAIADTFNNISIGKKLGAAFTFVVLLAVVIAALGINTLSLYYDRSLIVAAASSAEGSLLNARLEEKNFQLRQEATYADQARSLASDAAEKAKELKEMLVVPEDDERAQGIIDGVKDYNRLIGKLQAQIDESPEVVEAIEENLQQTARDIVGLAEGLQELQVNRMEEQYNNAVNLLIIISVVMAVLAAIIGLAITRGITGPVRDTVEIANKVASGDLTVRVKSDRGDEFGQLQAAFATMVTNLGELVREINTGATSIASSSEELSTVTNQTSKSVAEQQSQTDQVATAMNEMVATVNDVAKSAEAAFQAANHASEKSGGGEKAVRETLSFVADLNKQSAEVMKQLNGLQAETNNIGTVLDVIKSVAEQTNLLALNAAIEAARAGEQGRGFAVVADEVRSLAQRTQSSATEIESLIGNLVTSAETSVASMETGNRLAEQTLERAESAGTAIQEMAEAVEEIRQYNSQIATAAEQQTSVAEDINQNITQIRDGGDQSAASAEQVSAASEELARLAEGLSTQIARFQI, translated from the coding sequence ATGGCCATTGCAGACACCTTCAACAATATCTCAATTGGCAAAAAACTCGGGGCCGCCTTCACCTTCGTGGTGCTTCTGGCGGTCGTGATTGCAGCTTTGGGAATAAACACTCTCAGTCTTTACTACGACCGCTCCCTGATTGTTGCCGCCGCCAGCAGTGCGGAAGGCAGCCTGCTGAATGCCAGACTGGAAGAAAAGAACTTCCAGCTCCGTCAAGAGGCCACTTACGCCGATCAGGCAAGGTCTCTGGCCTCTGACGCGGCAGAAAAAGCCAAAGAGCTCAAGGAAATGCTGGTGGTGCCAGAGGACGACGAAAGGGCCCAGGGCATTATTGATGGTGTGAAGGATTACAACAGGCTGATTGGCAAGCTCCAGGCGCAGATCGATGAAAGCCCGGAGGTGGTCGAAGCCATCGAGGAAAACCTGCAGCAAACAGCGCGCGATATAGTCGGCCTGGCCGAAGGGCTTCAGGAGCTTCAGGTCAACCGGATGGAAGAACAGTACAACAATGCGGTGAATCTGCTGATTATCATTTCCGTGGTGATGGCCGTACTCGCGGCGATTATTGGCCTGGCCATCACTCGCGGTATCACCGGGCCGGTGCGCGACACCGTGGAAATTGCCAACAAAGTGGCCTCCGGTGACCTGACCGTCCGGGTAAAAAGTGACCGGGGTGATGAGTTTGGCCAGTTGCAGGCGGCCTTCGCCACCATGGTGACGAACCTCGGCGAACTGGTGCGCGAAATCAACACCGGCGCGACCAGCATTGCGTCATCCTCCGAAGAGCTGTCCACCGTTACCAATCAGACCAGCAAGAGCGTCGCGGAACAACAAAGCCAGACCGACCAGGTGGCCACCGCCATGAACGAAATGGTGGCTACGGTCAACGACGTCGCCAAGAGCGCCGAGGCCGCGTTCCAGGCGGCCAACCACGCCAGTGAAAAATCCGGCGGCGGCGAGAAAGCCGTGAGGGAAACCCTGTCCTTTGTCGCGGATCTGAACAAACAGAGCGCAGAGGTGATGAAACAGCTCAACGGCCTGCAGGCGGAGACCAACAACATTGGCACCGTACTGGACGTCATCAAGTCCGTAGCCGAGCAGACCAACCTGCTGGCCCTGAACGCCGCCATCGAAGCGGCCCGGGCCGGTGAGCAGGGGCGCGGGTTTGCGGTGGTGGCCGACGAGGTACGTTCACTGGCCCAGCGCACCCAGAGCTCGGCAACCGAGATTGAATCGTTGATTGGCAACCTGGTCACCAGTGCGGAAACCTCGGTGGCCAGCATGGAAACCGGCAACCGGCTGGCAGAACAGACCCTTGAGCGGGCGGAATCTGCCGGTACGGCGATTCAGGAAATGGCGGAAGCCGTTGAGGAAATTCGCCAGTACAACAGCCAGATTGCCACCGCCGCCGAGCAACAGACTTCCGTGGCGGAAGACATCAACCAGAACATCACCCAGATCCGTGACGGGGGCGATCAGTCCGCTGCCTCTGCCGAGCAGGTCTCGGCCGCCAGCGAGGAACTGGCAAGACTCGCCGAGGGTCTCAGCACGCAGATTGCACGCTTCCAGATCTGA
- a CDS encoding sodium-dependent transporter yields the protein MTKPTKTYSTPAHRGLWSSRLAFILAATGSSVGLGNIWKFPYVTGENGGGAFVLVYLLCIAIIGIPIMMAEVFIGRNGRHNPITSFRLVAARNLVSPAWRVSAIVGVLAAFIILSFYSMIGGWAASYVGHAAMGDFSGQTAEAIGELFSALLASPVTLLIWHSVFMVLVIFVVARGLKSGLERAVTILMPALFGLLLIAAAYAATTGHFGEAVSFLFTPDFSVLTMDGVLIALGHAFFTLSLGMAVMMAYGSYLGDDISIGRTAVTVSIMDTVVALMAGLAIFPVVFANGLEPSAGPGLIFETLPLAFGQMPMGILFGTLFFVLLVFAAWTSAISLLEPVVEWLEDKLIFGRVGSTVVVGLGCWALGIVSILSMNLWSGFAPLGMFERFEGQTIFGLLDFFTANVMLPLSGLLTAVFVGWFVAKESLVKDLALKGPTFTLWYNLIRYATPVAVAVVFAYNLMA from the coding sequence ATGACCAAACCGACCAAAACATACTCCACTCCGGCCCATCGTGGGCTCTGGTCGTCCCGGCTGGCCTTCATTCTGGCGGCGACCGGGTCGTCCGTCGGCCTGGGCAATATCTGGAAATTTCCCTACGTTACCGGCGAAAACGGCGGCGGTGCCTTCGTGCTGGTGTACCTGTTGTGTATAGCGATTATTGGCATCCCCATCATGATGGCGGAAGTGTTCATCGGTCGTAACGGTCGCCACAACCCCATCACCAGTTTCCGTCTGGTAGCTGCCAGAAACCTTGTATCCCCGGCCTGGCGCGTATCCGCGATTGTCGGCGTGCTGGCGGCGTTTATCATTCTGTCGTTTTATTCGATGATCGGCGGCTGGGCGGCTTCCTACGTTGGCCACGCGGCCATGGGGGATTTTAGCGGCCAGACTGCGGAGGCGATTGGCGAGCTGTTCAGCGCTCTGCTGGCCAGCCCGGTAACCCTGCTGATCTGGCACAGTGTGTTCATGGTGCTGGTGATATTCGTGGTGGCCCGGGGCCTTAAATCGGGGCTGGAGCGTGCGGTCACTATTCTGATGCCAGCGCTGTTTGGTCTGCTTCTGATTGCGGCGGCCTATGCGGCCACGACCGGTCACTTCGGCGAAGCCGTCTCATTCCTGTTCACGCCGGATTTCAGCGTGTTGACAATGGATGGTGTGCTGATTGCCCTGGGCCACGCGTTCTTCACGCTGAGCCTGGGCATGGCCGTGATGATGGCCTATGGCTCCTACCTGGGCGATGACATTTCCATCGGACGTACCGCCGTGACCGTTTCGATTATGGATACGGTGGTGGCATTGATGGCCGGGTTGGCGATTTTCCCGGTGGTGTTTGCCAATGGGCTGGAACCCAGTGCCGGCCCCGGCCTGATCTTTGAGACCCTGCCGCTGGCCTTCGGGCAGATGCCCATGGGCATTCTGTTTGGAACCCTGTTTTTCGTGCTGCTGGTGTTCGCCGCCTGGACCTCCGCGATTTCCCTGCTGGAGCCGGTGGTGGAATGGCTGGAAGACAAGCTGATATTCGGCCGCGTCGGCAGCACCGTGGTGGTGGGGCTAGGCTGCTGGGCGCTGGGTATTGTGTCTATCCTTTCCATGAACCTCTGGTCGGGCTTTGCGCCTCTGGGGATGTTCGAACGCTTCGAGGGCCAGACCATTTTTGGACTGCTCGACTTTTTCACCGCAAACGTGATGCTGCCGCTTTCAGGCCTGCTGACCGCGGTGTTTGTGGGCTGGTTCGTGGCAAAGGAATCGCTGGTGAAAGATCTGGCCCTGAAAGGCCCAACCTTCACACTCTGGTATAACCTGATCCGGTATGCCACGCCGGTGGCGGTGGCCGTTGTGTTTGCCTACAACCTGATGGCCTGA